ACGAAACGGTACTAGAACTTCGGGACGACGGCCGGCTCTCGGACGAGATCGGAATGCCGAACGCGTTCGAAACGATCGAGAACCGCCTCGTCTACCGGCCGACCATGCGTTATACGGCCGTTATTAAGTCCCTCTCGTCGAGGAAGAATCTCCACAACGGTGCGAACTTCGGCGCCACGATCGACGCCCTCTCGGTGCCGCTCTGTACGGAGCAGGTCAGCAAGCCGCGCCCGTGGCACCTGTACGAAGCGGAACGAGCGGCGATAAAACGCCTCGATCCGCCCCGAATCACGAGTCAACCGGACGCGACCGAGATTCAACGAAACGGAGAGAATCTCGGCGTCAAAGTGGACGCGTCCGGAATGGATCGCAGTCGAAAGCGGATCGAAGCCGCAACACGAGCGGATATGCGGAAACAGATCGAGTTCATCCGGGGGTGCTTCGGGAAATCGCCGGACCCGACGCGGCGGGACTCCGTCGTGTCGGTGACGGAGGCGGCGCAAGCGAACGACGACCAACTGTTGACCGAGGCGACGGATCTGTTCGAACAGACGAAAGACGCTGCGTTCGAGGCCACCAGCGGGGTATACCACTGGGGATCGATCGCTCCGAAAAACGAGACGGAGCGTCTCACGGTTCGTCCTGCGAACGAATCGCTGTACTCGGGACGGATCGGTATCGCACTGTTCGGAGCCGCTCTCTACCGCGTCACCGACGAGCAACGGTATCGCGAGTTCGTGTTGGACACTATCGATCCCATTTACGACGCGATAACGTCGAAAACCGGGACTGCGACGCTTTACAACCACGGAGCCTGCAGCGGGATCGGATCGGTAGCATACGGACTCAGCACCATCAGCGACCTCCTCTCGGACGAATCAGTACTCGAGAATTCGGTGCGACTCGTCGAGAACTTCCCCGACGAACAGTACCAGGACGACACGATGTACGACGTCGCCGCCGGCTCCGCCGGAACAATCCTCGGAACGCTGAAACTCTACGAACGAACTGGCGACGGGGAACTGCTCTCGGCAGCCGAAAAGTGCGGTGACCACCTCCTCGAGTCGCGCGTCGAGACCGAAGGGAACGTCCGCACCTGGAAATCGTTCGACGACTCGCCGCCGTTGACCGGGTACGCCCACGGCGCGAGCGGAATTGCGTATGCGTTGATTCGGCTCGCCGATGTAACCGGAACCGAGGCATACGCGGACGCCGCACTAGAAGCGCTCGAATACGAGTCGGAGACCTACTCGGAGGCGGCCGGAAACTGGCCGGATCTCCGGAGTTGGACGAACAACGACTTCCTCGATCAGTGGTGTTACGGCCGAAGCGGTATCGGGCTCGCACGGCTCGGAATGTCGGAATACGTTACTGACGATCGGGTTACGCGCGGCATCGAACGCGCGGTCGACGGAATGCCGGCGGGCGAGATAGACGAACTGGATCACCTCTGCTGCGGGGAGGCCGGCCGAGCCGAGTTCCTGTTGGAGGTCGAACGACGACTTGGAAAGCGGCGCGGCGAAGCGCGGGCAGCCATCGGGACGGTACTCGAGCGGAAACGACGGAACGGGACGTACCGAACGACAGCACACACCAGACAGATCCCGAATCCGACGTTCTTCCACGGCGTCTCCGGTATCGGATACACCTTACTGCGGATACTGGAGCCGGACGCACTTCCGTCGGTCCTCCTCTGGGAGTAACTCCCGAGGATTTCGGGTGCCGTCGTCGCACCGGGTTCCTTCGCACGTCCGACGAGTCGCTCCGTCGGTTCGACGATTGCGCTCGAGCGACGCGTACCATCAAAAAGTGTCAACAATACCGTAAACCTATTACCATCCTGTTCATAATTTAACCAGTACTACAATGGTTACAGAGGAACAACTCCTTTCGGATCACTCCCAGGACTCCCTGCAACGTCCCGTCAGGGAGCAATCCGACGATCCCATCGTGACCGTAAGCGGCCTCGAAAAGGTATACGGTAAGGGGGACGACGCGGTTGAGGCCGTCAAGGGGGTCGACTTCGATATTCAGCCCGAGACGGTGGTGGGTATTCTCGGGCACAACGGCGCCGGGAAAACGACGGTCATCAAATCGATACTCGCGCTGATCGTTCCGACGTCGGGGACGGTTACGGTCGACGGCATCGACGTTCACGAAAACACCAGCGCCGCGTACGAGAAGATGGGGGCGATGCTCGAAGGCGCACGGAACACGTACTGGCGGCTCACCGTCCGCGAGAACCTCGAGATCTTTTCCGTGATCGCCGGAAACGATTACCGAAAAAATTCCGCGCGGATCGACGAGCTCATCGCACAATTCAAACTCGGCGAGAAAGAAGACACGCCCGTTCGAGAGCTCTCTCGCGGCCAGAAGCAGAAAGTATCGCTGGCCTGCACGATGGTTCGGGACACCGACGTCGTGTTCCTCGACGAACCGACACTGGGACTCGACGTCGAGAGTTCTCGGAAACTCCGGCGCGAACTTCGGCGGCTGGCCGATCACGACGGCCGAACGGTGTTGTTATCCAGCCACGATATGGACGTCATCGAAGACGTTTGTGATCGGGTTATCATCATGAACCAGGGCCGAATCATTGCGGACGATACAGTCGATAACCTGATCGAACTATTCAATACGCAAATGTACGAGGTGGTGATCGAAGGGCGACTCGACGCGGGGAGTAGACGGCAACTCGAATCGAATTTTGTCCTCAAAAACGTCGAAGAGCGTCCAGAGACGACGAAGTTCGAAGCGCAGATTACCGGCGAGGAGTTCTA
This genomic window from Halobiforma lacisalsi AJ5 contains:
- a CDS encoding type 2 lanthipeptide synthetase LanM family protein; protein product: MSKTESGVFSDEHKRLIVGRAQTLLERIDAGDSLEPSGLSEDENEEIFEEWEELFPSEEAFERRLEREGITKAECEDAIASDKLAEDEPLPEWIEQVENLAAWILAGDPDDYRAPSTAADEPDSGDTDERPFPELSAAVGAYTRTRLADERVGKILSETAIEEMTSWFQIRFEERFIRILFVEFKTFTAAHDEDRAFADADDFEELPTEYYERFIEYLFTGGFVDLCQEYPMFARLVAVQIQQWVAHLEEFCERLEADRERLRERFSDGHSLGPVTDLKPLADDTHGDGRAIMRVEFDSGVTVVYKPRSVDAGETFYRVLDRIEDHLPLPDFKRPNYLCRDGYGWMEWIESAECPDESAVERYYKRAGSLLCIGYFLEFTDCQFENLIVSGEYPVLVDAETILHPYIIPDRKPTATGTSAVTDDSVLLTLLLPYSIENLASEDAPGDMPSRISGFSVASDPTDLEGVEYSVIKWPNTDVMSVERETASADRSENIPKVDSTDHPPEEYIDEIVDGFETTYETVLELRDDGRLSDEIGMPNAFETIENRLVYRPTMRYTAVIKSLSSRKNLHNGANFGATIDALSVPLCTEQVSKPRPWHLYEAERAAIKRLDPPRITSQPDATEIQRNGENLGVKVDASGMDRSRKRIEAATRADMRKQIEFIRGCFGKSPDPTRRDSVVSVTEAAQANDDQLLTEATDLFEQTKDAAFEATSGVYHWGSIAPKNETERLTVRPANESLYSGRIGIALFGAALYRVTDEQRYREFVLDTIDPIYDAITSKTGTATLYNHGACSGIGSVAYGLSTISDLLSDESVLENSVRLVENFPDEQYQDDTMYDVAAGSAGTILGTLKLYERTGDGELLSAAEKCGDHLLESRVETEGNVRTWKSFDDSPPLTGYAHGASGIAYALIRLADVTGTEAYADAALEALEYESETYSEAAGNWPDLRSWTNNDFLDQWCYGRSGIGLARLGMSEYVTDDRVTRGIERAVDGMPAGEIDELDHLCCGEAGRAEFLLEVERRLGKRRGEARAAIGTVLERKRRNGTYRTTAHTRQIPNPTFFHGVSGIGYTLLRILEPDALPSVLLWE
- a CDS encoding ABC transporter ATP-binding protein; translated protein: MVTEEQLLSDHSQDSLQRPVREQSDDPIVTVSGLEKVYGKGDDAVEAVKGVDFDIQPETVVGILGHNGAGKTTVIKSILALIVPTSGTVTVDGIDVHENTSAAYEKMGAMLEGARNTYWRLTVRENLEIFSVIAGNDYRKNSARIDELIAQFKLGEKEDTPVRELSRGQKQKVSLACTMVRDTDVVFLDEPTLGLDVESSRKLRRELRRLADHDGRTVLLSSHDMDVIEDVCDRVIIMNQGRIIADDTVDNLIELFNTQMYEVVIEGRLDAGSRRQLESNFVLKNVEERPETTKFEAQITGEEFYNLVGTLERAGVTIDSITDLEPDFDEIFLRLSTDRSHAEGVKHS